One genomic segment of Linepithema humile isolate Giens D197 chromosome 5, Lhum_UNIL_v1.0, whole genome shotgun sequence includes these proteins:
- the LOC137000051 gene encoding trichohyalin-like produces MGEEWDSLESRIKQALKETEEELGKGEERRKGWWDEECVREKKRVRKELRDWRRKGGEGERYKREKREYGKLCERKKEEENRRWERRAEEARRESEVWEIVNRERRRRKRVNEGIGMLDWKEHFMRILGGVEGRVVRGGERSGQGEGKEEEEIDREEIRRALRTIRDGKAAGIDEIPAEVWKYGGEELEEWVWGFCNRVWKGEGWPENWKEGVIVPIMKKGEGEKVEEYRGVTMMPTLYKVYVMVLAERVREEIESRGIMPHNQTGFRRGMGTIDNIYVLNYLVNKQLGKKKGRMVAMFVDLKAAFDSVERGVLVEAMRERGIREGLVVRVEEIMRETRSRVRVGGEMGEAFWTARGVRQGCPLSPLLFNVVTADLEEEMGKIRWGGVRLGEGRVHTLAYADDIVMMAENEEEMGSMIERLEGYLERKRLELNLGKTKILRFRKGGGRMGKKVWRWRGKVIEEVKEFRYLGYTLKRNGKQEEHVRERVKRAAAIMGQVWGIGKRRFGKDWERRMWLFDRLVWTVMGYGAEIWGWKERKKMEKLEERYMKWVLGVDGRTPGYMIREELKREKLRGRAGKRAWDFERRLEGGKGSELARRCWGEMRERVGKGRANSEWEGERRKFFEERGIETEEEEGRREKEDLEYGEIRKKDREIQEREREEKIGGSRYNRWYGKVIGEGVPGYLKKGWGESRWRRVARFRLGSEMREGRYWETEEKRKCRLCGTEEETWEHAWERGREWKEGGGKNLERMQRQLHHPQPTTDGVSLVENTSENNESANNNNSVRTPGTPLSRLDAELSQILNSPYPKDEAERWKMYKEVLWQYLHFVRVARGRRNQEDDTRNAEEEEEEEKDENALDTREGVPVHDLTGSFVPDSSRTRSFPKEHNTSLEVMKSVGRIVESVPKSYRAEARLLTKHLLDKTSSSRISRDEQGVVTIDGNVVKDSNISDLINEAMRDRKIVKAVGRVQFARLLHDLNIPSTLVRKIISSRFFAKYRET; encoded by the exons ATGGGAGAGGAGTGGGATAGTTTGGAGAGCAGGATAAAGCAGGCGTTGAAGGAGACGGAAGAGGAATTGGGAAAGGgggaagagagaagaaaaggatGGTGGGATGAGGAATGTGTAAGAGAAAAGAAGCGGGTAAGGAAGGAATTAAGAGATTGGAGGAGgaaagggggggagggagagaggtaTAAAAGGGAGAAGCGGGAATATGGGAAACTGTgtgaaaggaagaaagaggaggAGAACAGAAGATGGGAAAGACGAGCGGAAGAGGCGAGAAGAGAGAGTGAGGTGTGGGAGATTGTAAAtagggagaggaggaggaggaagagagtaAATGAGGGAATAGGGATGCTAGATTGGAAGGAGCATTTTATGAGGATATTAGGGGGAGTGGAAGGGAGGGTGGTTAGAGGGGGGGAGAGGAGTGGACagggggagggaaaggaggaggaggagataGATAGGGAGGAGATAAGGAGAGCATTGAGAACGATAAGAGACGGAAAGGCGGCGGGGATTGATGAGATACCAGCGGAGGTATGGAAGTATGGAGGGGAAGAACTGGAGGAGTGGGTATGGGGATTTTGCAATAGGGTTTGGAAAGGGGAGGGATGGCCGGAAAATTGGAAAGAGGGGGTAATAGTGCCGATAATGAAaaagggggagggagagaaggTGGAGGAATATAGGGGGGTGACGATGATGCCGACCTTGTATAAGGTGTATGTGATGGTGTTGGcggagagagtgagagaggagATAGAGAGTAGGGGAATAATGCCGCATAATCAGACGGGCTTCAGGAGAGGAATGGGGACGATcgacaatatatatgtgttaaattatCTGGTAAATAAGCAATTGGGAAAGAAGAAGGGAAGGATGGTGGCAATGTTTGTCGATCTGAAGGCGGCGTTTGACTCAGTGGAGAGGGGAGTTTTGGTGGAGGCGATGAGGGAGCGTGGGATAAGAGAGGGATTGGTAGTGAGAGTGGAGGAGATTATGAGGGAAACGAGGAGTAGGGTAAGGGTAGGAGGGGAAATGGGGGAGGCATTCTGGACGGCAAGAGGGGTGAGACAGGGGTGCCCACTTAGCCCGCTACTTTTTAATGTGGTAACGGCGGATTTGGAGGAGGAGATGGGAAAGATCAGATGGGGAGGGGTGAGGTTGGGGGAAGGGAGAGTACACACCTTAGCTTACGCGGACGACATAGTCATGATGGCGGAGAATGAGGAGGAGATGGGGAGTATGATAGAGAGGCTGGAGGGGTATTTGGAAAGGAAGAGGCTGGAGCTAAATTTAGGTAAGACTAAGATTCTGAGGTTTAGAAAGGGGGGAGGAAGGATGGGGAAGAAAGTATGGAGGTGGAGAGGGAAGGTGATAGAAGAGGTAAaggaattcagatatttagGATACACGCTGAAGAGGAACGGAAAACAGGAAGAGCATGTAAGAGAAAGAGTAAAGAGGGCAGCGGCTATAATGGGGCAGGTGTGGGGGATAGGTAAGAGAAGGTTTGGGAAGGATTGGGAGAGGAGAATGTGGCTTTTCGACAGATTGGTATGGACGGTGATGGGATACGGAGCGGAAATATGGGggtggaaagaaagaaagaagatggAGAAATTGGAGGAGAGATACATGAAGTGGGTGTTGGGGGTAGACGGAAGAACGCCGGGATATATGATAAGGGAGGAGTTGAAGAGGGAAAAATTGAGAGGAAGAGCAGGGAAAAGGGCGTGGGATTTTGAGAGAAGACTGGAAGGGGGCAAGGGGAGTGAGCTGGCGAGAAGGTGCTGGGGGGAGATGAGGGAAAGAGTAGGAAAGGGAAGGGCGAACTCAGAatgggagggagagaggagaAAGTTCTTCGAGGAAAGGGGAATAGagacggaggaggaggagggaagGAGGGAAAAAGAGGATTTAGAATATGGGGAGATTAGAAAAAAGGACAGGGAGATacaggagagagaaagagaggaaaagataGGAGGATCAAGATACAATAGATGGTATGGAAAGGTGATAGGAGAGGGGGTACCGGGTTATCTTAAAAAGGGGTGGGGAGAGAGTAGATGGAGGAGAGTGGCGAGGTTTAGGTTGGGAAGTGAAATGAGGGAGGGAAGGTACTGGGAGACGGAGGAGAAGAGGAAATGCAGGTTATGTGGAACGGAGGAGGAGACATGGGAGCATGCGTGGGAGAGGGGCAGGGAATGGAAGGAGGGAGGAGGAA aaaatctCGAGAGAATGCAGCGTCAATTACATCATCCGCAGCCGACTACCGACGGTGTATCTCTGGTGGAAAACACATCGGAGAACAACGAAagcgctaataataataattccgtgCGAACTCCCGGGACCCCTTTATCCAGACTCGATGCGGAGTTGAGTCAAATTCTTAATTCACCCTATCCGAAGGACGAAGCCGAGAGATGGAAGATGTACAAAGAGGTTCTTTGGCAATATCTTCACTTTGTACGAGTAGCACGAGGACGACGAAATCAAGAGGACGACACACGTAAcgccgaggaagaagaagaggaagaaaaagacgaaaatgCGTTGGACACACGTGAAGGAGTACCGGTGCACGATCTCACGGGCTCATTCGTTCCGGACTCTAGTCGTACGAGAAGCTTCCCGAAAGAACACAACACAAGTCTCGAGGTGATGAAAAGCGTCGGAAGAATAGTGGAAAGCGTACCGAAATCTTACCGTGCCGAAGCTCGCTTACTAACGAAACACCTACTCGATAAAACATCGTCGAGTAGAATTAGCAGAGATGAGCAAGGAGTCGTGACTATAGACGGTAACGtcgtaaaagattcaaatatctcagacctGATAAACGAGGCGATGCGCGATAGAAAAATCGTGAAAGCCGTGGGAAGAGTTCAGTTCGCGCGGTTACTTCACGACTTGAACATTCCCTCCACACtagtgagaaaaattattagcagtcggttcttcgcaaaatatcgcgaaacttAG
- the LOC137000052 gene encoding uncharacterized protein, which yields MTALEKLYYDPAHYAGYSAVDNLFCAANLSRNNVVRWLEAQDAYTLHRPLRRKFPRMHYNVTNIDDLWEADLIELRNLKSYNDGYAYLLVIIDVLSKYVWVEPLRDKTSSSVMGAFQCVLSRSNGRVPVYLQTDKGKEFVGRPLQKLLEENDIRFRVARNPDVKAAIVERFNRTLKERMWRYFTHKNTRRYIDVLQNIVNAYNHTRHSSTRMQPYVVTRENARIARENITRQWRSNDDEANEKRRKAKYHVGDLVRISRAKVVFEKGYEARWSEEIFRIHRILDWRKPRVYELSDLAREVIDGIFYEQELARVEKNLQKEKFIVDRVIRSRGRGNNKQVLVSWRGYPSKFDSWIPASSLTPLVRNEDGSISLDSSQQ from the coding sequence ATGACGgctcttgaaaaattgtactacGATCCCGCGCATTATGCTGGTTATTCGGCTGTCGATAATCTGTTTTGCGCGGCGAATTTATCCCGTAACAATGTCGTGCGATGGCTCGAAGCGCAAGATGCGTACACACTGCATCGTCCATTGCGACGGAAATTTCCACGAATGCATTACAACGTAACGAATATCGACGATCTGTGGGAGGCTGATTTGATCGAACTCCGAAATCTCAAAAGTTACAACGACGGATATGCGTATTTACTCGTGATTATCGATGTACTTAGTAAATACGTCTGGGTAGAACCATTGCGCGACAAGACAAGTAGTTCCGTAATGGGAGCTTTCCAGTGCGTGCTCTCGAGAAGTAACGGACGCGTACCCGTATACCTACAAACGGACAAGGGTAAAGAATTTGTCGGGCGACCGCTACAAAAGCttttggaagaaaatgacATTCGTTTTCGCGTAGCCCGCAATCCGGATGTCAAAGCCGCCATCGTCGAGCGCTTCAACAGAACGTTGAAAGAACGAATGTGGCgttattttacgcataaaaataCGCGACGCTACATCGACGTTTTGCAGAATATCGTAAACGCCTATAATCACACCCGTCATTCGAGCACCAGAATGCAACCGTATGTCGTTACGAGAGAAAATGCACGTATCGCGCGTGAAAATATAACGCGCCAATGGAGGAGCAATGACGACGAAGCGAACGAGAAACGTCGAAAGGCTAAATACCACGTCGGTGATCTCGTTCGTATCAGTAGAGCAAAAGTTGtcttcgagaaaggatacgaGGCACGGTGGAGCGAGgagatatttcgaattcaCCGTATACTCGATTGGCGAAAACCACGTGTGTACGAGCTGAGCGATTTAGCGAGAGAAGTCATAGACGGCATTTTTTACGAACAAGAATTGGCTCGGGTTGAGAAAAACTTGCAGAAGGAGAAGTTTATCGTCGATCGTGTGATAAGAAGTCGGGGTCGCGGTAATAATAAACAGGTGCTGGTTAGCTGGCGTGGTTATCCCAGCAAGTTTGATTCTTGGATCCCTGCTTCGAGTTTAACCCCGCTTGTTCGAAATGAGGACGGATCAATTTCTCTTGATTCTTCCCAGCAATAG
- the LOC137000053 gene encoding uncharacterized protein, with amino-acid sequence MSQSEKAGDMPGADAAQIGRVSVRVPPFWPEEPELWFAQLESQFLLSAVTSDSTKYAYAISQIETKYIKEIKDVITNPPTCGKYEAVKRALIQRLSDSQEHRIRQLLEREELGDRKPSQFLRHLRTLAGNAVPDQLLRTLWLGRLPAQMQIILATRADDLLEDVAEQADRVYEVTCRTVAVLDKPKETKSKPTGSLEDQIQALVKQVAALNTRLGRQEHRHKQQRHRSRSRSRTKSNSEEDSEFCFFHRRFGSKARKCTEPCTYKEKKKEKTEN; translated from the coding sequence ATGAGCCAATCAGAGAAGGCCGGCGATATGCCAGGCGCCGACGCAGCACAAATCGGCAGAGTATCGGTGCGAGTACCACCTTTTTGGCCGGAGGAACCAGAATTATGGTTCGCCCAATTAGAGAGCCAGTTCCTGCTGAGCGCCGTCACGTCGGATTCAACCAAGTATGCGTACGCAATCTCGCAAATCGAAACAAAATACATCAAGGAAATCAAAGACGTGATAACGAATCCTCCGACATGCGGGAAATACGAAGCCGTAAAAAGGGCACTCATTCAAAGGCTGAGCGACTCACAGGAACACCGCATCCGCCAATTATTAGAGCGAGAGGAACTTGGCGACCGAAAGCCATCGCAGTTCCTGCGCCATCTAAGGACGCTCGCGGGCAATGCCGTGCCTGATCAACTCCTGCGCACGCTATGGCTGGGGCGTTTACCGGCCCAAATGCAGATCATACTAGCAACGCGAGCTGACGATCTTCTCGAGGACGTGGCGGAACAGGCCGACCGTGTCTACGAAGTCACATGCCGAACAGTCGCAGTTTTGGACAAGCCGAAGGAGACGAAATCAAAACCTACCGGCTCGCTCGAGGACCAGATTCAGGCATTGGTCAAGCAAGTCGCCGCACTCAACACGCGATTGGGCCGGCAGGAGCACCGCCACAAACAACAGCGCCACAGATCGCGCAGCCGCAGCCGGACCAAATCAAATTCGGAAGAAGACAGCGAGTTTTGCTTTTTCCATCGGCGATTCGGCAGCAAGGCAAGAAAGTGTACAGAGCCTTGTACATacaaggagaagaagaaggaaaaaacGGAAAACTAG